In Brachybacterium fresconis, the genomic stretch CGCCGCCGAGCAGGAACACCGGACGCTGGGCCTCCAGCAGCAGCCGAGCGGCCTCGCGGATCTGCTTCGTGTGGGGCCGCGGGTCCGGACGGTAGCCGGGCAGGTCCAGGCTCTCGGGCCAGGCGAACTCCGTCATCCCCTGCTGGGCGTCCTTGGTGACATCCACGAGCACCGCGCCGGGACGGCCGGTCGAGGCGATGTGGAAGGCCTGCTTGATCACCTTGGGCACGTCATCGGGGTCCTTGACCAGGAAGTTGTGCTTGGTGACCGGCATCGTCATGCCGACGATGTCCGCCTCCTGGAAGGCATCGGTGCCGATGAACTGGGAACCGACCTGGCCGGTGATCGCGACCATCGGGATGGAGTCCATCTGGGCGTCGGCGAGCGCGGTGATGAGGTTGGTGGCGCCAGGGCCCGAGGTGGCCAGGCAGACGCCGACCTTGCCGGTGGCGTGCGCATAGCCGCTGGCGGCATGCCCCGCACCCTGCTCGTGGCGGACCAGCACGTGGCGCAGGCCCTCGGCGTCCATCAGCGGGTCGTAGGTGGGCAGGATGGCACCGCCGGGGAGGCCGAAGACGACCTCTGCCCCGGCATGCTTGAGGGACTCGATCAGCGCTTGAGCGCCGGTCATCTGCTGTCCGGTCATCGGAACTCCTTCGTCGTCTCGGACGGTGGGCGTGGCGGTGAACTGCGGTGCATCCCGCGACCTCTCCCCGGGTGCCGTCGCCCCTCGAGCGGGGCACGAAAAAGCCCCTCCGCCTGGGGCTCGGGGAGGGGCGCGGATGACGTCTCGTAGAGACGAACGGGCGTCAGCCGCGCTCGGGAACTACGAGAAGGATCGTCTGCATGATCCCGAGCATAGATCCTTCGGCGCGACCTGGGCCACCCGTCCGGATCGCGAGATGACACGTCCAGGGGCGAGGGGCCGCGGGCGATGCTCGGCCCGGGCGGCCGCGCACCGCCCGGGCGGATCAGTCCAGCGGCCGACGGGTGGCGCCGTAGGTCGCCGAGCGCACCAGGTGCGCGTAGACCTTCAGCGCCTGGGAGACCTGGCGCTCGCGGTGCGCGGGCCGCCAGGGCAGCGGGCCCTTCGCCGCACGACGACGAGTCAGCTCGTCCTCGGGGACGTCGAGCTCGAGCAGGCGCTTGTCGACGTCCATGATGATCGTGTCGCCGTCCTCGATGAGGCCGATCACCCCGCCTTCGGCCGCCTCCGGGGAGATGTGGCCGATGGAGACCCCGCTGGTGCCGCCGGAGAAGCGGCCATCGGTGATCAGAGCGCAGGTCTTGCCCAGACCGCGTCCCTTGAGGAAGGACGTCGGGTAGAGCATCTCCTGCATGCCGGGGCCACCCTGAGGGCCCTCGAAGCGGATCACCACGACGTCGCCGGCCCGGACCGTCTTGTCGAGGATCTTCTGCACGGCCTCCTCCTGGGAGTCGCAGACCACCGCGGTGCCCTCGAAGTGGAAGAGGTCCTCGGTGACGCCGGCCGTCTTGAACACGGCGCCGTCTCGGGCCAGGTTGCCCTTGAGCACAGCGAGACCGCCGTCCTTGGTGTGGGCGTGCGGGACGGCACGGACCACGCCGTTCTCGCCGTCGGTGTCCAGCTCGTCCCAGGTGTTGGTGGTGGAGAAGGCCTGCGTGGTGCGGACGCCGCCGGGGGCGGCATGGAAGAGGGCCTCGGCCTTCTTGGAGGCGCTGCCGCTGCGGATGTCCCACTCGGCGAGCCAGCTGGACAGATCGGGTGAATGCACCGTGTGGATGGTGTGGTCCAGCAGCCCCGCACGGTCGAGTTCGCCGAGGATGGCGGGGATGCCGCCGGCGCGATGGACGTCCTCGACGTGCGCGGTGCCGTTCGGGGCGACCTTGGACAGCGTCGGCACCAGACGCGAGATGCGGTCGATGTCGTCGAGGCCGAAATCGACGCCGGCCTCGATCGCCACGGCCAGGATGTGCAGGATCGTGTTCGTCGACCCACCCATGGCGACGTCCATCGCCATGGCGTTGGAGAACGCGGCCTTGGTGGCCACGGAACGCGGCAGCACCGACTCGTCGCCGTCCTCGTAGTAGCGCTTCGCCAGGTCCACGATCGTCCGGCCGGCCTCGAGGAACAGTTCCTTGCGGAAGGCATGGGTGGCCAGCGTGGTGCCGTTGCCGGGCAGGGACAGCCCGAGCACCTCGGTGAGGCAGTTCATCGAGTTCGCGGTGAACATCCCGGAGCAGGACCCGCAGGTGGGGCAGGCGTTCTCCTCGACCTCGGCCAGCTGAGCGTCGGTGATCGAGTCGTTCGCGCTCAGCGCCATGGCGTCGACCAGGTCGATCCGGTTCTCGGTGACGCCCTCGACCGGCTTGCCCGATTCCGAGGGGCCGCCGGAGACGAAGACGACCGGGATGTTCAAGCGCATCGCGGCCAGGAGATGACCCGGGGTGATCTTGTCGCAGTTGGAGATGCACACCAGGGCGTCGGCGGTGTGGGCATTGACCATGTACTCGATCGAGTCGGCGATGAGGTCGCGGCTGGGCAGCGAGTAGAGCATGCCGCCGTGGCCCATCGCGATGCCGTCGTCCACGGCGATCGTGTTGAACTCCTTGGAGACACCGCCGGCCTCCTTGATGGCGCCCGCGACCAGGTCACCCATGTTCTTGAGGTGGACGTGGCCCGGCACGAACTGCGTGTACGAGTTCGCGATCGCGACGATCGGCTTGCCGAAGTCGGAGCCCTCCATGCCGGTCGCGCGCCACAGGGCGCGGGCGCCGGCCATGTTGCGGCCATGGGTCGAGGTACGGGAGCGGAGCTGAGGCATGGGCGACACATTACGCCGACATGCGAGATGCGGATGTCACCATCCGGACAGTGGACGGCGGGGCGATCACCGCTGTGATCGCCCCGCCGTCGGGACCGGTCCTGGCCCGGTCCGGATGCCCTGCGCTCAGCTGACGCCGAGCTTGTCCATGATGATCTCGCGCACGCGGCCGGCATCGGCCTGACCGCGGGTGGCCTTCATGATCGGGCCGATCAGCGCACCGATGGCCTGGACCTTCCCGCCCTGGATCTTGGCGACCACGTCGGGATTGTCGGCGATGGCCTGGTCCACGGCCCCGGTGAGCACCGAGTCGTCCGAGACGACCGCGAGGCCCTCGGACTCGACGATCGCCGCGGGATCCCCCTGGCCCTCGAGGACCTTGGTGAGCACCTGCTTGGCGATCTTGTCGTTGATCTTCTTCCCGTCGACCAGACCCTGCAGCTCGGCGACCTGGACCGGGGTGATCGCCAGCTCCTCCAGCTCGACCTCACGGTCCTTGGCCACACGGGCCAGCTCGCCCATCCACCACTTCCGGGCGCTCTGGGCACTCGCCCCGGCCTCGACGGTGGACTCGATGAGATCGAGGGCCTCGGCGTTGACGACGTCGCGCATCTCGAGGTCGGTGAAGCCCCATTCCCCCAGCAGGCGGCGCCGTCGGGCGGAGGGCAGCTCCGGCAGACCGGCGCGGATCTCCTCGACCCACTCCCGGCTCGGGGCCACCGGCACCAGATCCGGCTCGGGGAAGTAGCGGTAGTCCTCCGCGTCGGACTTCGGGCGCCCGGAGGAGGTCCCGCCGGTGTCCTCATGGAAGTGACGTGTCTCCTGGACCACGGAGCCGCCGGCGTCCAGGATCCCTGCGTGACGGGAGATCTCGTAGCGCACCGTGCGGTCGATGGACCGGAAGGAGTTGACGTTCTTGGTCTCCGAACGGGTGCCCAGCGGCGCGTCGGCGTTCTCCCGCAGGGAGACGTTGATGTCGGCGCGGACGTTCCCGCGCTCCATCCTCGCCTCGGAGACGTCCAGGGCCCGGAAGATGTCGCGCAGGGTGCGCACGTAGGCGGCGGCGACCTCCGGGGCCCGACCCTTCGTGTCCGGGATCGGCTTGGTGACGATCTCGACCAGCGGCACGCCGGCGCGGTTGTAGTCGACCTGGGAGTGCGTCGCTCCATGGATCCGCCCGGTGGCACCCCCGACGTGGGTGTTCTTGCCGGCGTCCTCCTCCATGTGGGCGCGCTCGATCTCGACGCGGACGATCTCGCCGTCCTCCAGTTCGACGTCGACCCAGCCCTCGTAGG encodes the following:
- the ilvD gene encoding dihydroxy-acid dehydratase, with the translated sequence MPQLRSRTSTHGRNMAGARALWRATGMEGSDFGKPIVAIANSYTQFVPGHVHLKNMGDLVAGAIKEAGGVSKEFNTIAVDDGIAMGHGGMLYSLPSRDLIADSIEYMVNAHTADALVCISNCDKITPGHLLAAMRLNIPVVFVSGGPSESGKPVEGVTENRIDLVDAMALSANDSITDAQLAEVEENACPTCGSCSGMFTANSMNCLTEVLGLSLPGNGTTLATHAFRKELFLEAGRTIVDLAKRYYEDGDESVLPRSVATKAAFSNAMAMDVAMGGSTNTILHILAVAIEAGVDFGLDDIDRISRLVPTLSKVAPNGTAHVEDVHRAGGIPAILGELDRAGLLDHTIHTVHSPDLSSWLAEWDIRSGSASKKAEALFHAAPGGVRTTQAFSTTNTWDELDTDGENGVVRAVPHAHTKDGGLAVLKGNLARDGAVFKTAGVTEDLFHFEGTAVVCDSQEEAVQKILDKTVRAGDVVVIRFEGPQGGPGMQEMLYPTSFLKGRGLGKTCALITDGRFSGGTSGVSIGHISPEAAEGGVIGLIEDGDTIIMDVDKRLLELDVPEDELTRRRAAKGPLPWRPAHRERQVSQALKVYAHLVRSATYGATRRPLD
- the gatB gene encoding Asp-tRNA(Asn)/Glu-tRNA(Gln) amidotransferase subunit GatB, whose product is MNTAQSASATDLVDYDEAISRFDPVLGIEVHVELGTATKMFDGAPNIFAAEPNTAITPTSLGLPGSLPVVNRTAVEYAIRIGLALNCSIAETCRFARKQYFYPDLTKNFQTSQYDEPIAYEGWVDVELEDGEIVRVEIERAHMEEDAGKNTHVGGATGRIHGATHSQVDYNRAGVPLVEIVTKPIPDTKGRAPEVAAAYVRTLRDIFRALDVSEARMERGNVRADINVSLRENADAPLGTRSETKNVNSFRSIDRTVRYEISRHAGILDAGGSVVQETRHFHEDTGGTSSGRPKSDAEDYRYFPEPDLVPVAPSREWVEEIRAGLPELPSARRRRLLGEWGFTDLEMRDVVNAEALDLIESTVEAGASAQSARKWWMGELARVAKDREVELEELAITPVQVAELQGLVDGKKINDKIAKQVLTKVLEGQGDPAAIVESEGLAVVSDDSVLTGAVDQAIADNPDVVAKIQGGKVQAIGALIGPIMKATRGQADAGRVREIIMDKLGVS